TGTTCTTCAAGGGATTGCAAGCGGCGAGCAAGACGTTTTTTTGTCTGGATTTCAAGGCGCCGAAGCACTGGAATTGCGACTAGCAACCAGACTATGCCAGCGGTGAAGCCAGCCAGCACGTCGGTGGCGTAGTGCACCCGCAGATACACGCGCGTTAGGCCAATGAGCAGAATTAAGGAGCCCAAGAGAGTAATCAGAAGCCAGCGCCAGATGGGGCGGCGCACGTGGGTATATACCAGATAAATCAGCAGACCATAGAAGGAAGCACTGATCATGGCGTGGCCGCTGGGAAAGCTGAGCCCGGATGCGGAGGTAAGCGGCAGCAACGGCCGCGGCCGATTGTAAAAACTCTTGAGTACCAGATTGAGGGAGATGCTACCGAGCGCGACGACTGGAACCAGAAGCGAATACCACCGATGGCGGCGGCGCAGCAGAAACCAGCCAATCAGGGCTAATGCTACCGCGGTAATGAAATTGCGGGAGGCCAGAAATGTGATAGTTTCGACCCACACCTGCCGCTCGGGCCCCAGCAGATTACGTGCCCAGCGAAATGCCTGCGCATCAAAATGAGCCGCGTCCTGATCGAATACCTCTCGACTGACAGCCAAAAAGAATAGTACGCCCACAACTCCCAAAGTGAGCGTAATGGCAAATTCGGTGATGAATAATAACAAGCCCGCCAATATGCGGCGCAACGTATTCGTCATAAAGGGTAACTACGGGTGCTGAAGTGAGTACGCTGCAAACTTTGGTATGTTTACGCAACGCAGGCAGGGAAGCGTTGGGTATCAGTGCCTTGGTTAAAAGCGGTTTTTGAAGCTGCCGCCGCTTGCTTTCAATAACTACACCATCCACGTCAAACGCGGTACTCATCGAACGCAGATCCGGCTCTTTCGACTTTGTAGCGGCCTTTTACGATCCGCTGGCCCGCTTGGTGTTTGGCTCGGCTTTGCAGCGGGCACAGCAAGCGGCATTAGCACATTTGCCCCCCGCCGCGCCGTACATCCTGATTGTGGGTGGCGGTACGGGCTGGGTACTACTCGAAACGCTAAAGCAGCGGCCCACGGCGCGCATTCTGTACCTAGAAGCCTCGGCGGTGATGCTGCGCAAGTCGCAGGTATTGTTGGTGCAACAAGCGCCTGCTCAGGCTGCGCAGGTTGAGTTTAGGCTCGGTACAGAGGCAGATTTGCCCCCCGACGCCCAGTTCGACGCACTACTCACGTTTTTTCTGCTCGATTTATTTACTCTTCCTGATTTGAGGCAGCTGCTCCAGCGTTTGCAAGCAGTTTGTAAGCCCGGCGCGACATGGCTGGTGGCTGATTTTTGCCCCCCACAAGTGTTGTGGCAACGCGGGCTCCTGAAGGTGATGTACACGTTTTTTCGCCTTACAGCCAACCTTAAGGCTCGGCGTCTGCCGCCATGGCCCGAGGAGGTGGCGCGGCTAGGGCTGAGTCGGGTAAGTCGGGAGCATTTCTTTGGTGGGCTGATAGAGGCTTCCGCTTTCCGGTTTCCTTCCTAATGCTTCTTTGCTAAAAAAACTGCTGGCCTTTTGGTCTAAAAAGCTCGTTTGGGCAGAGTTTGCGCATTGGGGGGCTTTTTAGAATATATATTCCGCTAAAGGGTCTGAAAATTCACCCATTTTTACCTTTCCAACCTTCCTATTCACACCTGTTCCTATGCGGAAAATTGCTACTTCCCTCTTCGCTATTCTCGCTATTTCCAGTGCCGCGCTTGCCCAAACGCCGGTGCAATACACTGTGGCTTTTCCGAATGCAGTGCACCACGAAGCGCAAGTGACGGTGGTTTTTTCCGATCTAAAACCCGGTTCGTTACAAGTTCGGATGGCGCGCAGCTCGCCCGGCCGCTATGCCTTGCATGAGTTTGCCAAGAATGTATATGCCGTAAAAGCCACCGATTCCAAAGGCAAAGCCTTGACCATCACGCGCCCTGATCCATCGGGCTGGGATGTTGCCGGCCACGACGGCACCGTGCGCTTCAGCTACACGCTTTTCGGCGACCGTACCGATGGCACCTACGCGGGCATCGACGAGCGCCACGCCCACCTGAATATTCCTGCTACGTTGGCTTACGCTCGCGGCCTCGAAGAGCGCCCTGCCCAAGTGCGGTTCGACTTGCCTACCGGCTGGCAGGTAGCCACTCAGCTGCGCCCCGAAGCAGCCACCAACACGTTTTTTGCCCCCCACCTGCAATACCTCATGGACTCGCCCACTTCCTTGGGTGCTCAGCAGGTGCGCACGTGGCAAGAGCAAGGCAAAACCATTGAGCTGGCGGTGCTACATGAGGGCACGGCCGCTGAACTGGATTCCTACGCCGACCAGACGAAGAAGATTGTGCGCGAGGCCAGCGCTGTTTTTGGTGAGTTGCCGGCTTTCGATTACGGTCGTTATACCTTCATTGCCAACTACTTCCCCCAGACCAGCGGCGACGGTATGGAGCATCGCAACTCCACCTCTCTCACCAGTTCCCGCCCGTTGCGCGGCCAACAGGCAATTGATAACCTCGGCACCGTATCGCACGAGTTTTTTCACGCCTGGAATGTGGAGCGCATTCGGCCTAAGTCGCTGGAGCCGTTTGAGTTCGACCGCGCTAATCAGAGTGAGGCGCTGTGGTTCGCAGAAGGATTTACGATGTATTACGGCGATTTGCTGTTGCGCCGCGCCGGCGTTCTGACAGAGACGCAGTACATGCAGGAGCTGACAACCATCGTCAATAGCATGGTGAATTCGCCGGGTGCCAGCTCCTACTCGCCGGTGCAGATGAGCCAGCAGGCGCCTTTCGTGGATGCCGCGGCGGCCATCGACCCAAATAACCGCATAAATACTTACCTCTCTTATTACACCATTGGAGGAGCCAATGCGCTGGCGCTCGACCTGATGCTGCGCCAGAACTATAAGACCGATCTGGACACTTACATGCGTGCTATATGGCAGCAACATGGTAAAGCTCAGCAGAATTTTGCCCCCCAGCGCCCCTACACGCTCCCTGATTTGCAGCGTATTTTGGGCGAGGTAGCCCGCGACACGGCTTTTGCCGGACAGTTTTTCCGCACTCATATTACTGGCCACGAACTACCCAAGTATGAAGAGCTATTGGCTCCGGCTGGCCTGCTGGTACGCCGCGCTCGTCCCGGCCAACCCTCTTTGGGGTTTGTAGACCTAACTTTTGCCCCTCAGGGCGCTACAATCAACGGCAGCACTTTGGTCGGCAGTCCGCTTTACATAGCCGGCATCGATCGGGAAGACGTACTGCTAAAGCTCGACGGCAAGAAGCTTAAGGATCGGGAGGAAATGCAGAAACTACTTAAAAAACACAAGCCTGGTGACGTGGTACCCGTAGAGGTACGCACTCGCACCGGCGTGCGCACCGTACAAGTAACACTGGCTGAGGTACCAGCGGTGGAAGTGGCACCAGCTCCCACGGCTACGCCCGAGCAACTGGCGTTTCGGGCGGCATGGCTGGGCAGTAAGGTAAAGTAGGGAGGCTTACTGTTTTGATTCAAAACTCCCGTCTTGCGCTTATTTACGCGGTTATTCTGCTCGATGTGATTGTGGGCTCGGCTATCGGACCGATTCTGCCAGAGTATGTGCGCGCGTTGCCGCAACCGCAGCTTTGGCTGTCGCTGGGTACGGGGTTGTTTCTGGGAGTACAGCTGTTTTCGGCCCCGCTCCT
The window above is part of the Hymenobacter radiodurans genome. Proteins encoded here:
- a CDS encoding phosphatase PAP2 family protein; protein product: MTNTLRRILAGLLLFITEFAITLTLGVVGVLFFLAVSREVFDQDAAHFDAQAFRWARNLLGPERQVWVETITFLASRNFITAVALALIGWFLLRRRHRWYSLLVPVVALGSISLNLVLKSFYNRPRPLLPLTSASGLSFPSGHAMISASFYGLLIYLVYTHVRRPIWRWLLITLLGSLILLIGLTRVYLRVHYATDVLAGFTAGIVWLLVAIPVLRRLEIQTKKRLARRLQSLEEQPAS
- a CDS encoding class I SAM-dependent methyltransferase, whose product is MLSITTPSTSNAVLIERRSGSFDFVAAFYDPLARLVFGSALQRAQQAALAHLPPAAPYILIVGGGTGWVLLETLKQRPTARILYLEASAVMLRKSQVLLVQQAPAQAAQVEFRLGTEADLPPDAQFDALLTFFLLDLFTLPDLRQLLQRLQAVCKPGATWLVADFCPPQVLWQRGLLKVMYTFFRLTANLKARRLPPWPEEVARLGLSRVSREHFFGGLIEASAFRFPS
- a CDS encoding M61 family metallopeptidase, with amino-acid sequence MRKIATSLFAILAISSAALAQTPVQYTVAFPNAVHHEAQVTVVFSDLKPGSLQVRMARSSPGRYALHEFAKNVYAVKATDSKGKALTITRPDPSGWDVAGHDGTVRFSYTLFGDRTDGTYAGIDERHAHLNIPATLAYARGLEERPAQVRFDLPTGWQVATQLRPEAATNTFFAPHLQYLMDSPTSLGAQQVRTWQEQGKTIELAVLHEGTAAELDSYADQTKKIVREASAVFGELPAFDYGRYTFIANYFPQTSGDGMEHRNSTSLTSSRPLRGQQAIDNLGTVSHEFFHAWNVERIRPKSLEPFEFDRANQSEALWFAEGFTMYYGDLLLRRAGVLTETQYMQELTTIVNSMVNSPGASSYSPVQMSQQAPFVDAAAAIDPNNRINTYLSYYTIGGANALALDLMLRQNYKTDLDTYMRAIWQQHGKAQQNFAPQRPYTLPDLQRILGEVARDTAFAGQFFRTHITGHELPKYEELLAPAGLLVRRARPGQPSLGFVDLTFAPQGATINGSTLVGSPLYIAGIDREDVLLKLDGKKLKDREEMQKLLKKHKPGDVVPVEVRTRTGVRTVQVTLAEVPAVEVAPAPTATPEQLAFRAAWLGSKVK